From the Lolium rigidum isolate FL_2022 chromosome 2, APGP_CSIRO_Lrig_0.1, whole genome shotgun sequence genome, one window contains:
- the LOC124691084 gene encoding remorin 1.4-like, translated as MRGIRGVCTAPQKRSVGTRLIRGTQHKVAVICGAPAGPRRASRLHPEAPAPAAASSATDRDAVLAKVEMERKLSMVKAWEEHERSKVDNRAEHKMSSILSWENTKKASIEAKLRTREEKLEKKKAEYAEKMRNRMATIHKEAEEKRASVEAKRQEEVLKYQETAAKHRSTGTTPKKKFLQCFG; from the exons ATGCGCGGCATACGCGGCGTATGCACGGCGCCGCAAAAACGCTCCGTAGGCACGCGGCTCATACGCGGCACACAACATAAAGTTGCGGTCATCTGCGGCGCACCAGCGGGCCCCCGCAGAGCGTCCCGCTTGCACCCTGAagcaccagcaccagcagcagcgAGTTCAGCAACTGACCGAG ATGCCGTGCTCGCCAAGGTGGAGATGGAGAGGAAGCTGTCGATGGTCAAGGCGTGGGAGGAGCACGAGAGGAGCAAAGTCGACAACAG GGCTGAGCACAAGATGTCCTCCATCCTGTCGTGGGAGAACACCAAGAAGGCTTCGATCGAAGCCAAGCTGCGAACACGGGAG GAGAAGCTGGAGAAGAAGAAGGCCGAGTACGCGGAGAAGATGAGGAACCGGATGGCGACGATCCACAAGGAGGCTGAGGAGAAGAGGGCGTCCGTGGAGGCGAAGCGGCAGGAGGAGGTGCTCAAGTACCAGGAGACGGCGGCCAAGCACCGGTCAACAGGGACCACGCCCAAGAAGAAATTTCTCCAGTGTTTCGGCTAA
- the LOC124689000 gene encoding F-box/FBD/LRR-repeat protein At1g13570-like, which translates to MAGSVEQVLGWFPGGDAIARCSATSLSFSSAAASHDGEDRISALGDHILCDIVSRLPVKDAARTAALASRWRHIWRSTPLVLYDAHLLPSDRDRVAAAVARVLANHPGPFRTVSISSCDFASREPELVAECARLLAAKGVENLVLVNDLDDCSRLPAVPSDVLRCASLRRLFLGFWRFRSNSAAGPPPPTDGFPHLLELTVFGTHMPGHSLDHLLASSPALGTLALVLSRTRERVHLQSLSLKCVLLWHYSTQEVVISMDSPLLERLILWKTLHDGDDNVVVPMRVKIDGPTNLRLLGYLDMDIRVHQLQIGDNVIEPDTEVSPSTVVPSVKVLALRVNFGVLEEVKTMANILRCFPNVRKLHIESVLAADEPTASHNANFWRELRPIECLKSRVRKIFIHEFRGEQSEMEFLGFVARSAVKVRNLLFGVTKEIFASGPMVNEAISKVAALSRGSWNCDNCNVAVVRPNGWSFHTASDLSIKDPFH; encoded by the exons ATGGCCGGCAGCGTCGAGCAAGTCCTGGGCTGGTTCCCCGGCGGAGACGCcatcgccaggtgcagcgccacctccctctccttctcctccgccgccgcgtcccACGACGGCGAGGACCGCATCAGCGCCCTCGGCGACCACATCCTCTGCGACATCGTGTCCCGCCTCCCCGTCAAGGACGCCGCCCGCACCGCCGCGCTCGCCTCCCGCTGGCGCCACATCTGGCGCTCCACCCCGCTCGTCCTCTACGACGCCCACCTCCTCCCCTCCGACCGggaccgcgtcgccgccgccgtcgcccgcgtcCTCGCCAACCACCCGGGCCCCTTCCGCACCGTCAGCATCTCCTCCTGCGACTTCGCGTCCCGTGAGCCGGAGCTCGTCGCCGAGTGCGCGCGCCTCCTCGCCGCCAAGGGCGTCGAGAACCTCGTCCTCGTCAACGACCTCGACGACTGCAGCCGCCTCCCCGCCGTCCCTTCCGACGTCCTCCGCTGCGCCTCGCTCCGCCGCCTCTTCCTGGGGTTCTGGAGGTTCCGCAGCAACTCCGCCGCCGGCCCACCCCCACCCACCGATGGGTTCCCGCACCTCCTGGAGCTCACCGTGTTCGGCACCCACATGCCCGGCCACAGCCTCGACCACCTGCTCGCCTCCAGCCCCGCCCTGGGCACCCTCGCCCTCGTCCTCAGCAGAACCCGCGAGCGCGTCCACCTCCAAAGCCTCAGCCTCAAGTGCGTGCTCCTCTGGCATTACTCAACGCAAGAGGTCGTCATATCCATGGACTCCCCGCTCCTTGAGCGTCTCATCCTGTGGAAGACACTTCACGATGGCGACGACAATGTGGTGGTGCCTATGAGGGTCAAGATTGATGGCCCGACCAACCTACGGTTGCTTGGCTACCTGGATATGGATATCAGAGTTCATCAGCTGCAGATTGGCGACAATGTCATCGAG CCTGACACAGAGGTGAGCCCAAGCACCGTGGTTCCAAGTGTAAAAGTACTAGCCTTGCGGGTGAACTTTGGTGTCTTGGAGGAGGTCAAGACCATGGCCAACATCCTCAGATGCTTTCCCAATGTTCGCAAGCTGCACATCGAG TCTGTCCTAGCCGCAGATGAACCCACTGCAAGTCACAATGCCAACTTCTGGCGAGAGCTCCGCCCCATCGAATGCCTCAAGTCGCGTGTCAGGAAGATATTCATCCATGAATTCCGCGGGGAGCAAAGCGAAATGGAATTCCTTGGGTTCGTTGCCAGGAGTGCCGTGAAGGTGCGGAATCTGCTTTTTGGGGTTACCAAAGAAATATTTGCTTCGGGGCCTATGGTGAATGAGGCGATAAGTAAGGTGGCGGCTCTGTCGCGTGGATCATGGAACTGCGACAACTGTAACGTGGCGGTGGTGAGGCCCAACGGTTGGAGCTTCCACACAGCATCTGATCTCTCCATTAAGGACCCTTTCCACTGA
- the LOC124691083 gene encoding uncharacterized protein LOC124691083, which produces MEVAISAVTGELVTRFISFLMNKYNSSLGHAQSVEEKMVVDRLQHLLMRASTIIEEADTRYITNSRMLMQLKMLSEAMYRGHRMLDQSRYRALQDGAGFSEVSSNDLFSSSLYSAKRSRATTHKATHLESHGALESLETAFANMKEFVVLLGGCERMSRRPYDVYLYTDNFMFGRHAEKQELSSFLLHHNNTPGDHAPAILPIIGGAAVGKKTLVAHVCGDERVRSRFSSVLHLNGGNLMRILDHGKTMEEMMLVIIEFSSDIGQDDWEKFHSFATRMHRGSKIIIISRHRTLAQLGSVKPIFLSALSYDELRHLFKMLTFGSVDPAEHPRLVRIADEFSKVLQNMQGSLVAMNVLADLLRRNLDVQFWLHILDKGIRMVKRNISIYGVHPSMLCLHIGQGRPIDITDLALHPLSMTPYTANVSIKKESPSVTFGDLITDPSVRPKGDFTLIAWESRMRPHHSFANFVTSCAEDTNEGNSALPGRKRRGVPF; this is translated from the coding sequence ATGGAGGTTGCCATATCTGCAGTTACAGGTGAACTCGTCACCCGGTTCATCTCCTTCCTGATGAACAAGTACAACTCCTCCTTGGGCCACGCACAATCAGTGGAGGAGAAGATGGTGGTGGACAGGTTGCAGCACCTCCTGATGAGAGCTAGCACCATCATTGAGGAGGCCGACACGCGATACATAACCAACTCCAGGATGCTGATGCAGCTCAAGATGCTCTCGGAGGCCATGTACCGAGGACACCGCATGCTGGACCAATCAAGGTACCGAGCCCTCCAAGATGGTGCAGGCTTCAGTGAGGTTAGCAGTAACGACTTATTTAGCAGCAGCTTGTATTCAGCAAAGCGTTCTAGAGCAACAACTCATAAAGCCACGCACCTCGAGTCACATGGTGCCTTGGAAAGCTTAGAAACTGCTTTTGCTAACATGAAGGAATTTGTTGTGCTCCTGGGTGGATGCGAGCGCATGTCTCGTAGGCCGTATGATGTTTATCTTTACACCGATAACTTCATGTTCGGGCGACACGCCGAGAAGCAAGAGCTCTCGAGCTTCTTGCTGCACCACAACAACACTCCTGGTGATCATGCACCGGCCATCCTTCCGATCATAGGTGGCGCTGCAGTTGGGAAGAAAACTTTGGTTGCACATGTGTGTGGCGACGAAAGAGTTCGCTCGCGCTTCTCCTCTGTTTTGCATTTGAATGGAGGCAACCTTATGAGGATACTTGACCATGGAAAGACCATGGAAGAGATGATGTTGGTAATTATTGAATTCTCCTCTGATATAGGCCAAGATGACTGGGAAAAGTTCCACTCGTTTGCCACGAGAATGCACAGAGGAAGTAAGATCATCATCATAAGTAGACATAGAACATTAGCCCAACTTGGATCGGTGAAACCTATTTTTCTAAGTGCTCTGTCTTACGACGAGTTGAGGCACCTTTTCAAGATGCTTACATTCGGGAGTGTAGACCCTGCAGAACATCCAAGACTAGTACGAATAGCAGATGAATTTTCCAAGGTGTTGCAAAATATGCAAGGTTCACTAGTCGCAATGAATGTGCTAGCAGATTTGTTGAGAAGGAACCTCGATGTTCAATTTTGGCTTCACATATTGGACAAGGGGATAAGAATGGTCAAAAGAAACATCTCCATATATGGTGTGCACCCGAGCATGCTTTGCCTCCATATAGGACAAGGTCGTCCAATCGACATAACAGACCTTGCTTTGCATCCACTTAGCATGACACCTTATACTGCTAATGTTTCAATCAAGAAggaatcgccaagtgtgacatttgGGGACCTTATAACAGATCCTAGTGTTAGACCGAAAGGAGACTTCACTCTAATTGCATGGGAATCAAGGATGCGCCCTCATCATTCATTTGCTAATTTTGTTACAAGTTGTGCTGAAGATACAAATGAAGGCAATAGTGCCTTACCTGGGAGGAAGCGACGAGGAGTGCCATTCTAA
- the LOC124689003 gene encoding uncharacterized protein LOC124689003, whose product MSKKNNLATRRRAHEFDLQREKAAKEERAKKLQAKKSKMKIDGSDKKKKGSSFKVGKKKVKTKLSALTKAKAAQAMEVDK is encoded by the exons ATGTCGAAGAAGAACAACCTAGCCACGAGGAGGAGGGCGCACGAGTTCGACCTCCAGA GGGAGAAGGCGGCCAAGGAGGAGcgagccaagaagctgcaggccAAGAAATCCAAGATGAAG ATTGATGGCAGTGATAAGAAAAAGAAGGGCAGTAGTTTTAAGGTCGGCAAGAAAAAGGTCAAGACAAAGCTTTCAGCCTTAACAAAAGCCAAGGCCGCACAAGCCATGGAGGTTGACAAGTGA